One Ethanoligenens harbinense YUAN-3 genomic window carries:
- the rpmD gene encoding 50S ribosomal protein L30 — protein MAELKITLLKSLSGRKASHIATAHALGLRKIRDEVTQPDNPQTRGKINQISYLVEVVEA, from the coding sequence ATGGCAGAACTGAAAATCACGCTGCTCAAAAGCCTGAGTGGCAGAAAAGCGTCCCATATCGCCACCGCGCACGCGCTTGGCCTGCGTAAGATCCGCGATGAGGTCACGCAGCCGGATAACCCCCAGACGCGGGGCAAAATCAATCAGATCAGCTATCTCGTCGAGGTAGTGGAAGCATAA
- the secY gene encoding preprotein translocase subunit SecY: MFDTFRNAWRSPELRKKLLYTLLVIVIFRIGAAITVPYLNLTALHNEIASGGNSLMGYIDILTGGALSRATIFSMSVTPYINATIIIQLLTVAIPALERLSKEGEVGRKKLNSITRYFTMILGLGQGLGMYFYLRGYGITEYNTGFSAVFSAAVIVAVFTAGSCLMMWLGEQINDKGIGNGISILLFAGIVSRGPSIGSAISKYWQIGGQYHVLIPLLVVLGLFVVVAIVFMNDAERRIPVQYAKRVVGRKMYGGQSSYIPIKVTMSGVMPIIFASSIVSIPSIIGGFLPKTSTVYKVFTWFGYTSWLYAVVYFVLIILFNFFYVAIQYNPFEISNNLRKNNGGIPGIRPGKPTADYIQRVISRVTLIGAVFLGLVAVLPIALSAGAGLNIALGGTSLLILVGVALDTQRQLESQMMMRHYKGFLE, translated from the coding sequence ATGTTTGATACGTTCCGTAATGCATGGAGATCGCCCGAACTGCGCAAAAAGCTGCTCTATACGTTGCTTGTCATCGTCATCTTCCGTATCGGCGCGGCCATCACGGTTCCCTATCTGAACCTGACCGCGCTGCATAACGAAATAGCCAGCGGCGGCAATAGCCTTATGGGATATATCGACATCCTCACTGGCGGCGCCCTTTCGCGCGCCACCATCTTTTCCATGTCCGTCACGCCCTATATCAACGCCACCATCATCATCCAGTTGCTCACCGTGGCCATTCCGGCCTTGGAGCGCTTGAGTAAGGAAGGCGAAGTAGGGCGTAAAAAACTCAACAGTATCACCCGCTATTTCACCATGATCCTCGGCCTTGGGCAGGGCCTCGGCATGTATTTTTATCTGCGGGGTTACGGCATCACCGAGTATAACACAGGTTTTTCCGCCGTGTTTTCCGCAGCCGTCATTGTGGCGGTGTTCACGGCGGGCAGCTGCCTGATGATGTGGCTTGGTGAACAGATCAACGACAAAGGCATCGGCAACGGCATTTCCATTCTGCTTTTTGCCGGTATCGTCAGCCGCGGCCCGTCCATCGGCAGCGCCATCTCGAAATACTGGCAGATCGGCGGGCAGTATCATGTGCTCATCCCGCTGCTCGTGGTGCTGGGGCTCTTCGTGGTGGTCGCCATCGTGTTCATGAACGACGCCGAGCGCCGCATCCCGGTGCAGTATGCCAAACGCGTGGTCGGCCGTAAGATGTACGGCGGGCAGAGCTCTTATATTCCCATTAAAGTGACGATGTCCGGCGTCATGCCGATCATCTTCGCGTCTTCCATCGTGAGCATCCCGTCCATCATCGGCGGTTTCCTTCCCAAGACGTCCACTGTTTACAAGGTGTTCACCTGGTTTGGCTATACATCGTGGCTCTACGCGGTGGTCTATTTCGTTCTCATCATTCTCTTTAACTTCTTCTATGTCGCCATCCAATACAACCCCTTTGAAATTTCTAACAACCTTCGTAAAAACAACGGCGGCATCCCGGGTATCCGTCCGGGTAAACCCACCGCCGATTATATCCAGCGCGTCATCTCGCGCGTGACGCTCATCGGGGCGGTCTTCCTCGGTCTGGTGGCCGTACTGCCCATCGCGCTTTCGGCGGGCGCGGGCCTGAACATCGCGCTCGGCGGCACCAGCCTGCTCATCCTGGTGGGCGTGGCGCTGGACACGCAGCGGCAGCTCGAGTCGCAGATGATGATGCGGCATTACAAGGGATTCCTTGAGTAA
- the rplO gene encoding 50S ribosomal protein L15 has protein sequence MKLYELSPAEGASKDAFRVGRGIGSGNGKTSGKGHKGQKARSGGGVRPGFEGGQMPLVRRIPKRGFTNIFAKPYAHVNVQALNVFEDGAVVDAAALKEAGLVKKAPYGVKVLAQGELTKKLTVKASAFSEAAKQKIEAAGGTTEVI, from the coding sequence ATGAAGCTGTATGAACTCTCGCCCGCCGAAGGCGCGTCCAAAGACGCGTTCCGCGTAGGCCGCGGCATCGGTTCCGGCAACGGCAAAACGTCCGGCAAGGGCCATAAGGGCCAGAAAGCCAGAAGCGGCGGCGGCGTGCGCCCCGGTTTTGAAGGTGGCCAGATGCCCCTTGTGCGCCGTATCCCGAAGCGCGGTTTTACCAACATCTTCGCCAAGCCCTATGCGCACGTCAATGTGCAGGCCCTCAACGTGTTTGAGGACGGTGCGGTGGTGGACGCAGCGGCGCTCAAAGAAGCCGGACTGGTCAAAAAGGCTCCCTACGGCGTGAAAGTGCTCGCCCAGGGTGAGCTGACCAAGAAGCTCACCGTCAAAGCTTCCGCTTTTTCCGAAGCCGCAAAGCAGAAAATCGAAGCGGCCGGCGGAACCACCGAGGTGATTTGA